One Deltaproteobacteria bacterium genomic region harbors:
- the mobB gene encoding molybdopterin-guanine dinucleotide biosynthesis protein B, whose translation MNSIPIVSFVGTSGSGKTTLLEKVIKHLVKKGYRVGTIKHDAHTFEIDHEGKDSFRHKKAGAKTVVLSSPEKVAVIKDVDKEMTIDSLKFNFLSDNLDIVITEGYKKAANHKIEVIRKELSKESVCKGDKNLIAYASSVKLRTKLPCFDIDNAKSIASFIERKLLKNSRIDNNIQLMVNSKNIPLKPFIADLIIQAIMGMTMSLKGCKDAEEIDIRIRRR comes from the coding sequence ATGAACAGCATACCAATAGTATCATTTGTCGGCACATCAGGAAGCGGCAAAACAACCCTTCTGGAAAAGGTTATAAAACACCTTGTCAAAAAGGGCTACAGGGTCGGAACCATAAAACATGATGCACATACCTTTGAGATTGACCATGAAGGCAAGGATAGTTTCAGGCATAAAAAGGCAGGTGCAAAGACTGTTGTCCTCTCATCTCCTGAAAAGGTGGCTGTAATAAAGGATGTAGATAAGGAGATGACAATTGATTCTCTAAAATTCAATTTTTTGAGTGACAATCTGGATATAGTTATAACAGAAGGCTATAAAAAGGCAGCCAATCATAAGATAGAGGTAATAAGAAAGGAACTATCAAAAGAATCGGTGTGCAAAGGGGATAAGAACCTGATTGCATATGCAAGCAGTGTAAAACTTAGAACAAAACTGCCATGTTTTGATATAGACAATGCAAAATCTATTGCTAGTTTTATAGAAAGGAAGTTATTGAAAAACAGCAGGATAGACAATAATATTCAGTTGATGGTTAATAGCAAGAATATCCCATTAAAACCGTTTATCGCCGACCTCATAATTCAGGCAATAATGGGTATGACAATGTCATTAAAAGGCTGTAAGGATGCTGAAGAAATAGATATAAGGATACGAAGAAGATGA